The following proteins come from a genomic window of Candidatus Goldiibacteriota bacterium HGW-Goldbacteria-1:
- a CDS encoding GNAT family N-acetyltransferase produces the protein MSNAHGLIQKIEELSFNAMPALKETMYDGWLLRFSGGYTRRANSVNPIYHSNIETLSKIKYCEQSYQRENIPLIFKMTDLAFPLGLDQLLAEQGFKESDSVSVQIAEIAGISPDIQAEEMVVPDDKWVEAYLKMMGYDIKFMKTVQTLAAETIPEKAFMRISVKGETVAVGYAAVEDGFTGIFDLAVTEKYRQKGYGRQLMLNLLEFGRKNGAQNAYLQVIETNKPALALYSSLGFKETYKYWYRIK, from the coding sequence ATGTCAAACGCACACGGCCTTATACAGAAAATAGAGGAACTTTCATTTAACGCAATGCCGGCGTTAAAAGAGACAATGTACGACGGCTGGCTTCTGCGGTTTTCCGGAGGTTATACAAGGCGTGCCAATTCGGTTAACCCTATTTACCATTCAAACATAGAAACCTTAAGTAAAATTAAATATTGCGAGCAGTCCTATCAAAGGGAAAATATCCCTTTAATTTTTAAAATGACAGACCTTGCTTTCCCTTTGGGCCTTGATCAGCTTCTTGCCGAACAGGGGTTTAAAGAGTCTGATTCTGTTTCAGTTCAAATAGCGGAAATAGCAGGGATAAGCCCGGATATTCAGGCAGAAGAAATGGTGGTGCCTGACGATAAGTGGGTTGAAGCGTATCTGAAAATGATGGGGTATGATATTAAGTTTATGAAAACTGTTCAAACCCTTGCGGCAGAGACAATACCGGAAAAAGCATTCATGCGCATCAGCGTAAAAGGCGAGACCGTTGCAGTGGGTTATGCTGCGGTAGAAGACGGGTTTACCGGTATTTTTGACCTGGCTGTCACGGAAAAGTACAGGCAGAAAGGTTATGGAAGGCAGTTGATGTTAAATCTGCTTGAATTTGGCAGAAAAAACGGCGCGCAGAACGCGTATCTTCAGGTGATTGAAACAAATAAGCCGGCGTTGGCCCTGTATTCTTCACTGGGATTTAAAGAGACGTATAAGTACTGGTATAGAATTAAATAG
- a CDS encoding YgiQ family radical SAM protein, with product MFLPVTKEEMQKLGWKQCDIILVTGDAYIDSAYMGVAVIGNYLSAHGYKVGVIAQPDYQSDADITALGEPAIYWGVTGGSVDSMVSNFTASLKRRKMDDFTPGGVNNKRPDNASIVYCNLIRKYFKQTKPIVLGGIEASLRRIAHYDYVKDNIKRSILFDAKADYIVYGMGEKTSLKLAEAIKNGENPAELRGLCYISTAIPDGYLTIPSFEEAKADKEKFLEMFMSFHKNGQLANPKGLVQKQDTRYLVQNPPQVYDTYDLDEIYGLSYERDAHPIYKNKGVIRALETIRFSITTHRGCFGNCSFCAISLLQGTKIIDRSEESILNEAREIAALPDFKGYITDLGGPTANMYGMNENGEFKISHKRQTALLRKIREIKGIKKVFVASGIRYDLIFRDREFGMEYLEEVTAHHVSGQLKVAPEHSDERILKLMNKPGSRDLIKFKAEFEKAGSKNGLNQHLTYYFIAAYPGCGETEMKRVASFVKDVLGTKAEQVQIFTPTPSTMATAMYYTEKNPETGEKLFVEKNIGAKEWQKRLLTGG from the coding sequence ATGTTCCTTCCTGTAACAAAAGAAGAGATGCAGAAGCTTGGCTGGAAGCAGTGCGACATTATACTTGTGACAGGCGACGCGTATATTGACAGCGCTTATATGGGTGTGGCTGTAATAGGAAATTATCTTTCAGCGCACGGTTATAAAGTGGGCGTGATTGCCCAGCCCGATTACCAGAGCGATGCGGACATAACCGCGCTTGGGGAACCCGCCATATACTGGGGCGTCACAGGCGGAAGCGTGGATTCAATGGTGTCCAATTTTACCGCGTCCTTAAAAAGAAGAAAGATGGACGACTTTACGCCGGGCGGGGTTAATAACAAAAGGCCTGACAACGCGTCTATAGTTTATTGCAACCTTATAAGAAAATATTTTAAACAGACAAAGCCGATAGTACTGGGCGGTATAGAGGCAAGCTTAAGGCGCATAGCGCATTATGATTATGTAAAAGATAATATCAAGCGTTCCATACTTTTTGATGCCAAGGCAGATTACATTGTTTACGGCATGGGCGAAAAGACCTCTTTAAAACTGGCAGAAGCAATAAAAAACGGGGAAAATCCGGCAGAACTGCGCGGGTTGTGTTACATATCAACGGCAATTCCTGACGGCTATTTAACAATCCCGTCATTTGAAGAAGCCAAGGCAGACAAGGAAAAATTTCTTGAAATGTTTATGTCTTTTCATAAAAACGGCCAGCTTGCAAATCCCAAAGGGCTTGTTCAAAAGCAGGACACAAGGTACCTGGTTCAGAACCCGCCGCAGGTTTATGATACTTATGATTTGGATGAAATCTACGGACTTAGTTATGAAAGGGACGCGCATCCTATATATAAAAACAAGGGTGTAATACGCGCCCTTGAAACTATCAGATTTTCCATCACCACGCACAGGGGATGTTTTGGCAACTGCAGTTTCTGTGCTATTTCATTACTTCAGGGGACTAAGATAATAGACAGAAGCGAAGAGTCCATTCTTAACGAGGCGCGGGAAATTGCGGCGCTGCCCGATTTTAAGGGGTACATTACCGACCTTGGCGGGCCCACTGCCAATATGTACGGCATGAATGAAAACGGGGAATTTAAAATTTCCCATAAAAGGCAGACAGCGCTGTTAAGAAAAATAAGGGAAATAAAAGGTATTAAGAAAGTCTTTGTGGCGTCCGGCATCCGCTACGATTTGATATTCAGGGACAGGGAATTCGGCATGGAATACCTTGAAGAAGTAACCGCGCACCATGTTTCCGGCCAGCTTAAGGTGGCGCCGGAACATTCGGATGAAAGAATACTTAAACTTATGAATAAGCCCGGCAGCCGTGACCTTATAAAATTCAAGGCGGAATTTGAAAAAGCAGGCAGTAAGAACGGACTTAATCAGCATTTAACATATTACTTTATAGCGGCGTATCCCGGGTGCGGTGAGACAGAAATGAAAAGGGTGGCGTCTTTTGTAAAGGATGTCCTGGGGACAAAGGCGGAACAGGTTCAGATATTTACCCCCACGCCTTCCACAATGGCCACTGCAATGTA